In Sporosarcina sp. PTS2304, a genomic segment contains:
- a CDS encoding YitT family protein, giving the protein MQRRLIDYSALLFGSFIFAIGINYFAIPNMLSEGGVIGITIISYYLFEWSPAIVSFVLNLVLIIIGYKLFSKRTIIYTLVTIVFMSVFLSVTENWGVPLGNDALLAALFAGLFVGAGLGMIFRVGGTSGGATTLARMMQKFLGWSVGKSMLVIDITVILLSVFVIGKEKAMYTLVAVFVGAKVIDKIVDGADDRKAVMIISKHQEAIRQELLTTMGRGVTILDGRGGYTLEKQSILYIIINQTEIVQLRRILERVDEDAYVTINNVQEIFKRGFKEQRLRTK; this is encoded by the coding sequence TTGCAACGTAGACTTATCGATTATTCCGCATTACTTTTCGGTTCTTTCATATTCGCGATTGGTATTAACTACTTCGCCATTCCAAATATGTTATCTGAAGGCGGCGTCATCGGCATCACGATCATTTCATATTATTTATTCGAATGGTCACCCGCCATTGTTAGTTTTGTATTGAATTTAGTGCTGATTATTATTGGCTATAAGCTTTTTAGTAAACGAACGATTATTTATACGCTCGTGACGATTGTTTTTATGTCAGTTTTCTTGAGCGTCACCGAAAATTGGGGCGTACCGCTCGGCAATGACGCGTTACTTGCCGCCCTTTTCGCAGGTTTATTCGTCGGGGCGGGACTAGGTATGATTTTCCGAGTAGGCGGCACTTCAGGTGGCGCCACTACATTAGCACGCATGATGCAAAAGTTTCTAGGCTGGAGCGTCGGAAAATCCATGCTAGTTATTGATATTACCGTAATTTTACTGTCCGTATTTGTAATCGGGAAAGAAAAAGCGATGTATACATTAGTTGCTGTATTCGTCGGAGCCAAAGTGATTGATAAAATTGTGGATGGCGCAGATGACCGGAAAGCAGTCATGATCATTTCAAAACATCAAGAAGCCATCAGACAAGAACTACTTACCACAATGGGCAGAGGCGTCACGATTTTAGACGGGCGCGGTGGCTACACACTAGAAAAACAGTCCATTCTATACATCATCATCAACCAAACAGAAATCGTACAACTGCGGCGAATTTTAGAACGAGTCGACGAAGACGCCTACGTCACCATTAATAATGTACAAGAAATCTTCAAACGGGGCTTTAAAGAACAGCGGCTGAGAACAAAATAA
- a CDS encoding membrane lipoprotein lipid attachment site-containing protein: MKKILLLMITAAMLAACSNEEKDDSTAPQKSTAPTENSNAEIEEGLKEGTTEYDYASLHKDEVPVNAKVKFVGTVFTTNEGEFQLTEAPNHSAEEVVLIDDIRLGERTVIDKGTAVTVYGSYNGKNAEDIPVIKGIFIDVEE, from the coding sequence ATGAAAAAGATACTTTTATTGATGATCACAGCCGCTATGCTTGCAGCTTGCAGTAATGAAGAAAAAGACGATTCCACAGCTCCACAAAAATCTACTGCACCCACTGAAAACAGCAACGCGGAAATAGAGGAAGGCTTAAAAGAAGGAACAACAGAATATGATTATGCTTCATTACATAAAGATGAAGTTCCTGTAAACGCAAAAGTGAAATTCGTCGGCACAGTGTTCACAACGAATGAAGGAGAATTCCAATTGACAGAAGCTCCTAATCATTCTGCTGAGGAAGTTGTTCTCATCGACGATATTCGGTTAGGTGAACGTACTGTAATTGATAAAGGTACGGCCGTTACGGTATACGGTAGCTATAACGGGAAAAATGCTGAAGACATTCCAGTAATCAAAGGAATCTTTATTGATGTAGAAGAATAA
- a CDS encoding cupin domain-containing protein, with product MTVNAQEWIDYLQLKPHPEGGFYTSTYRSDFTTVCAQGERPLYTSIYFLLRSGEVSHFHRLQSDEIWYFHGGSSLTVHMIMPDGRYEQIALGLAIDKGEVPQFNVPKNTIFGSSVQAENTFSLVGCMVSPGFDFADFELFDQDEMLAEYPQHEEIIKKLT from the coding sequence ATGACTGTGAATGCGCAGGAATGGATTGATTATTTACAATTAAAGCCGCATCCTGAGGGAGGGTTTTATACATCTACTTATCGATCGGACTTTACAACAGTTTGCGCTCAAGGAGAGCGTCCGCTATATACGAGTATTTACTTTCTGTTGCGGTCGGGGGAGGTTTCGCATTTTCATCGGTTGCAGTCAGACGAAATTTGGTATTTCCATGGCGGCAGCTCGTTAACAGTGCATATGATAATGCCGGACGGTCGTTATGAACAAATCGCACTCGGATTAGCTATCGATAAAGGTGAAGTCCCCCAGTTTAATGTGCCGAAGAATACGATTTTTGGTTCCTCTGTACAAGCGGAAAATACGTTTTCATTAGTAGGCTGTATGGTATCACCTGGTTTTGACTTTGCAGACTTTGAGTTGTTTGATCAAGATGAGATGCTGGCAGAATATCCACAGCACGAAGAGATTATAAAAAAATTGACATGA
- a CDS encoding sensor histidine kinase, with amino-acid sequence MNTKSIWRQCIQSETARIAFIAILTALTGELKIMPFAEETFRFALGGIMFFLLILIYPPASILRTGFITATTVVLFRVTGELLVGVELLEALRMHVPVFLFYFISALGWHIVGLEKYKSFSLSLGALAFLFEVVSNTSEHALRNWWMNGPMLGLKEWGILVGVALLRSFFTVGLYSSVALSKEKQRNGEMLGVGSELYAEALYLQKSMNHMEQIMASSHELYRKLKKENIPDLSTQALQITQEIHEVKKDSQRILAGLSKWTSRQNITTFYLSDLLEIVVSANEKYSEMIGRNCTIETSLKNDLQTDQHVPLLAVLNNLTSNSVEAIDKQGQVTIEVDSGTKWVRFCVKDTGKGIPPEHEEIIFEPGYTTKFNEQGVAATGIGLSHVLAIVEAMQGEINVESIKNGLIICVKIPMESMMKET; translated from the coding sequence ATGAATACGAAATCAATTTGGCGGCAGTGTATACAATCGGAGACGGCACGTATTGCATTCATTGCGATCTTGACTGCGCTCACAGGTGAGTTGAAAATTATGCCGTTTGCAGAAGAGACATTCCGTTTTGCACTTGGTGGTATTATGTTCTTCTTACTGATCTTAATCTATCCTCCTGCCTCCATTTTGCGGACTGGTTTTATTACAGCTACGACTGTTGTGTTATTCCGTGTAACTGGAGAGCTTTTGGTAGGTGTTGAATTACTGGAAGCTCTGCGCATGCATGTGCCGGTCTTTTTATTTTACTTCATTAGTGCGCTCGGCTGGCATATTGTAGGGCTTGAGAAATATAAGTCGTTCTCGCTAAGCTTGGGTGCATTGGCCTTTCTCTTTGAAGTAGTGAGTAATACGTCAGAGCATGCATTGCGTAATTGGTGGATGAATGGCCCCATGCTTGGTCTGAAAGAGTGGGGAATCTTAGTGGGTGTGGCATTATTACGTAGCTTTTTCACGGTAGGTCTTTATAGTTCGGTAGCCTTATCAAAGGAAAAGCAACGGAATGGAGAAATGCTTGGTGTAGGCTCTGAATTGTACGCAGAAGCTCTATACTTACAAAAATCGATGAATCACATGGAACAGATTATGGCATCAAGTCATGAACTGTACCGCAAATTAAAAAAAGAAAATATACCAGATCTAAGTACGCAAGCGTTACAAATTACACAGGAAATACATGAAGTAAAAAAAGATTCACAGCGGATTTTGGCTGGCTTATCAAAATGGACAAGTCGGCAGAATATCACTACATTCTACTTGTCTGATTTACTGGAAATAGTTGTTTCTGCAAATGAAAAGTATAGCGAGATGATTGGAAGAAATTGTACAATTGAAACGTCACTCAAAAATGATCTTCAGACAGACCAGCACGTACCTTTACTCGCAGTGCTGAATAATTTGACGTCCAATTCAGTGGAAGCGATTGATAAGCAAGGACAGGTAACCATTGAAGTAGATAGCGGAACAAAATGGGTTCGTTTTTGTGTGAAAGATACAGGAAAAGGAATACCTCCTGAGCATGAAGAGATAATATTTGAACCAGGGTATACGACAAAGTTTAATGAACAGGGCGTGGCGGCTACAGGGATTGGCCTGTCCCATGTTTTAGCAATTGTCGAAGCGATGCAAGGCGAAATTAATGTGGAAAGCATCAAGAATGGATTGATCATATGTGTGAAAATCCCAATGGAATCGATGATGAAGGAGACATAA
- a CDS encoding response regulator, whose product MRYFIVDDDRASRIMLKNMIEDTELGVVIGDVDSGVKAIPQVLSLEPDLVLIDLLMPGLDGIETIQQLKMQGYTGQFIMLSQVVSKDMVGEAYQVGVEFFIHKPINQIEVQSILRRTAEQLKLQHSLTTIRESLAGIGSAEKPKTRSIGDIVLSKLHGMGIVADSSSRDLIAMMEVLMERKVVQLPALKELYELTLHKLGIEPTSKECKAMEQRIRRTILTAMEHIASLGAIDYTIEEFEYYAPRYFDFQEISQRMKQIQEDHFLPTPLKVNSKKFLQVLYIETIEEQKKNL is encoded by the coding sequence ATGAGATATTTTATTGTAGATGATGATAGAGCGAGTCGTATCATGTTGAAGAATATGATAGAAGATACAGAGTTGGGAGTAGTGATTGGTGACGTAGACAGTGGGGTCAAAGCCATTCCGCAAGTTTTATCGCTAGAACCTGATTTAGTGCTAATCGATTTACTCATGCCGGGGCTTGATGGGATTGAGACGATTCAACAATTGAAAATGCAAGGATATACTGGTCAGTTCATCATGTTAAGCCAAGTGGTCAGTAAAGACATGGTGGGTGAAGCGTACCAAGTGGGTGTAGAGTTTTTCATCCATAAACCAATTAATCAAATAGAAGTGCAAAGTATTTTGCGCCGTACTGCGGAGCAATTAAAACTTCAACACTCGTTGACGACGATTCGTGAGTCACTCGCAGGGATCGGGTCTGCAGAAAAACCGAAAACACGTTCAATAGGAGATATCGTGTTGTCTAAACTTCACGGGATGGGGATTGTGGCAGACAGTAGTAGTCGAGATCTCATTGCGATGATGGAAGTATTGATGGAGCGAAAAGTAGTTCAACTGCCGGCATTGAAAGAATTATATGAACTTACATTACATAAGCTAGGAATAGAACCGACTTCTAAGGAATGTAAGGCAATGGAGCAAAGAATTCGCCGCACCATTCTTACCGCAATGGAGCATATCGCGTCTCTTGGTGCCATCGACTATACTATCGAAGAATTTGAATACTATGCCCCTCGATATTTTGACTTTCAAGAGATTAGCCAGCGCATGAAACAAATACAAGAAGATCACTTCTTACCTACGCCGTTAAAAGTGAATAGTAAAAAGTTTTTACAAGTGTTATATATTGAAACGATAGAAGAGCAAAAAAAGAATTTGTAG
- a CDS encoding dicarboxylate/amino acid:cation symporter, with protein MKLARNIIIALIAGVVVGLALNVFAPGIFPKVDAYLFGPLGTIFLSLMKMLVVPVVFISIALGTIGIGDPKKLGRIGGKTLGFFLITTAIALVIAISLGLLMKPGVGGNFETATATYEANEAPPVSETLLGIIPTNPITAMAEGNMLQIIFFATLVGFGMAMLGKKVEKVKELFDQANELIMYLITFVMKFAPYGAFGLIASAVGSQGADALKVMGMYMAVVLGGLLVHMIVVYGGSIALIGKRNPIWFFKNFFPAQVVAFSTASSAATLPISMKTAQEKLKVPESISSFTQSLGATINMDGTAIMQGAAVIFIAQAYNIELTIGQLLTVVLTAVLASIGTAAVPGAGLIMLAMVLTSVGLPVEGIALVLGVDRLLDMVRTAVNITGDAACAVIVAKTEGVLGDPDTDYVSGESDLVSGD; from the coding sequence ATGAAACTAGCTAGAAATATTATTATTGCACTTATTGCGGGTGTCGTTGTCGGATTGGCGTTAAATGTCTTTGCCCCTGGAATATTCCCGAAAGTGGATGCCTATTTGTTTGGACCGCTCGGCACGATTTTCTTGAGCCTGATGAAGATGTTAGTAGTTCCTGTTGTTTTTATTTCTATCGCACTCGGCACAATTGGTATTGGTGATCCTAAAAAGTTAGGAAGAATCGGCGGGAAGACGTTAGGGTTTTTCCTTATTACGACAGCGATTGCGCTTGTGATTGCCATTTCTCTCGGATTGTTGATGAAGCCTGGGGTAGGAGGAAACTTCGAGACCGCTACTGCAACTTATGAAGCAAATGAAGCACCGCCAGTCTCAGAAACATTGCTCGGGATTATTCCTACGAATCCGATAACTGCTATGGCAGAGGGCAATATGCTTCAGATTATCTTTTTCGCCACACTTGTTGGTTTCGGCATGGCTATGCTAGGGAAGAAAGTCGAAAAAGTGAAAGAGCTGTTTGATCAAGCCAATGAATTAATTATGTATTTGATTACATTTGTTATGAAGTTTGCGCCCTATGGAGCGTTCGGTTTAATCGCATCTGCGGTAGGAAGTCAAGGAGCCGATGCGCTCAAAGTGATGGGCATGTACATGGCAGTTGTGCTTGGCGGATTATTGGTTCATATGATTGTAGTCTATGGAGGGTCTATCGCTTTAATCGGGAAACGCAATCCTATTTGGTTCTTCAAGAACTTCTTCCCGGCCCAAGTAGTAGCGTTCAGTACGGCAAGTTCTGCTGCCACACTGCCGATTTCAATGAAAACAGCACAAGAAAAGCTGAAAGTTCCAGAGTCGATCAGTTCATTCACCCAATCACTCGGCGCAACGATCAATATGGATGGTACGGCCATCATGCAAGGGGCTGCCGTGATCTTCATCGCCCAAGCTTATAATATCGAATTGACGATAGGGCAACTATTGACCGTAGTCCTGACGGCTGTTCTTGCCAGTATCGGTACGGCAGCAGTTCCTGGTGCAGGATTGATCATGCTTGCGATGGTTCTGACATCTGTCGGTCTTCCTGTTGAAGGAATTGCGCTTGTACTTGGTGTAGACCGCTTGCTTGATATGGTGCGTACGGCTGTTAATATTACAGGCGATGCGGCATGTGCAGTTATCGTTGCAAAAACGGAAGGAGTACTTGGTGATCCGGATACAGACTATGTTTCTGGAGAGTCAGATCTTGTTTCAGGAGATTGA
- a CDS encoding threonine synthase, producing MTQYYCSECHKKYPIEATRWKCNCGSLLSLLPTEHDTSNDSWTNSRSIWRYASSMIGEEYIREFPSVTLGEGQTPLLALDETDGAPYVKVDFMMPTLSFKDRGAAVLVTVAKGLEVKKLIADSSGNAGTAIAAYSARAGIECDVYVSADTSPSKLAQIKAHGATIQSIKGTREDVAAAAQLAVEKEQTFYASHVYNPFFYEGTKTYAYELFEQLGKAPDTVIVPVGNGTLVLGVYKGFTDLLAMKKIQKMPKIVAVQATRCAPLAKAYEDGQPLAEAVINEGTVAEGIAIAAPARSKEILEAVRKTNGTILTIDEEEIVQARTTLAEKGFYVEITSAINYAGYVHYAKTPNEVIVIALCGAGIKTPI from the coding sequence ATGACTCAATATTATTGTTCAGAATGTCATAAAAAATATCCAATTGAAGCTACACGATGGAAATGTAATTGTGGTAGTTTACTAAGTTTACTACCAACAGAACACGATACATCAAATGATTCATGGACAAACAGCAGATCCATTTGGCGATACGCTTCTTCCATGATAGGAGAAGAATATATACGAGAATTTCCATCCGTTACACTTGGCGAAGGTCAGACACCTTTACTTGCATTAGATGAAACGGATGGCGCTCCCTACGTGAAAGTGGACTTCATGATGCCTACCCTGTCGTTTAAAGATAGAGGGGCTGCGGTTCTAGTGACTGTAGCGAAAGGACTTGAAGTGAAAAAGCTCATTGCTGACAGTAGTGGAAACGCCGGCACAGCAATAGCCGCCTACAGTGCGAGAGCAGGAATCGAATGTGATGTCTACGTCAGCGCTGATACATCTCCTAGTAAACTAGCACAAATTAAAGCACACGGAGCAACGATTCAATCGATTAAAGGAACGAGAGAAGATGTAGCCGCAGCTGCCCAATTAGCAGTGGAGAAAGAGCAAACATTTTATGCGAGTCATGTATACAACCCTTTCTTTTATGAGGGCACAAAGACATACGCGTATGAGCTATTCGAACAACTTGGAAAAGCACCCGATACCGTCATCGTCCCTGTAGGAAACGGTACATTGGTGTTAGGCGTCTATAAAGGTTTTACAGATTTGCTTGCGATGAAAAAGATCCAAAAGATGCCGAAAATTGTAGCCGTTCAGGCCACACGATGCGCACCGCTTGCTAAAGCCTATGAAGATGGCCAGCCACTAGCCGAAGCCGTCATAAATGAAGGGACGGTCGCAGAAGGCATTGCCATCGCTGCGCCCGCACGATCAAAAGAAATACTGGAAGCTGTCCGAAAAACGAATGGCACGATCTTAACAATTGATGAAGAAGAGATTGTACAAGCCCGGACGACTCTTGCCGAAAAAGGATTCTATGTAGAAATTACGTCCGCCATCAACTATGCCGGTTATGTACACTATGCAAAAACACCAAATGAGGTCATTGTTATCGCGCTCTGCGGGGCAGGCATTAAAACCCCAATCTGA
- the proS gene encoding proline--tRNA ligase has translation MSNQQNDFTKWYIDTIQKADLMDYTPVRGCIAFKPDGFEIWEHIKDEMDRRFKETGHRNAYFPMLIPESFFQKEKDHIEGFSPELPWVTEAAGEQLEERLALRPTSETMIGHLYSDWIKSYRDLPVLINQWANVFRWEKKTLPFIRTSEFLWQEGHTAHVDEEEARAETMQMLEIYKEVVEELLAIPVYDGQKTPSERFAGAVDTFSIEAMMKDGKAVQAGTSHYLGTKFAEAFDIKYLTKENKHQFVHTTSWGTSTRLIGSVIMVHGDEQGLVLPPRIAPTQVVLIPVGPWKKNPAIMEKLDEIYAELKSKGIRVRLDDSDQSPGFKFNEWELKGVPVRLELGPRDLENSQALMKARDGEEKVAVNLSDVVGSIEQELTTMQTRLLEKARTFREEHSHTHIATLDELKKHIEDSAEKGEIPGWILAGWCGDDACEEHVKEETKFTTRNIPFNPPAEKEACINCGKESKHTVWFARAY, from the coding sequence ATGAGCAATCAGCAAAATGATTTTACGAAATGGTATATCGATACAATTCAGAAAGCAGATTTAATGGATTATACACCGGTGCGTGGCTGTATCGCGTTTAAACCGGACGGCTTTGAAATTTGGGAACATATTAAAGATGAAATGGATCGTCGGTTTAAAGAGACGGGCCATCGCAATGCCTATTTCCCAATGCTTATCCCTGAATCATTTTTCCAAAAAGAAAAAGATCATATCGAAGGATTTTCACCTGAATTGCCATGGGTGACGGAAGCGGCAGGAGAGCAGTTGGAAGAGCGTTTAGCACTTCGTCCGACTTCTGAAACGATGATCGGTCATTTGTATTCTGACTGGATTAAAAGTTATCGTGACCTCCCTGTGTTGATCAATCAGTGGGCGAACGTATTCCGTTGGGAGAAAAAGACACTACCATTTATCCGTACATCGGAGTTCCTATGGCAAGAAGGGCACACAGCACACGTAGATGAAGAAGAGGCTCGTGCAGAAACGATGCAGATGCTTGAAATTTACAAAGAAGTAGTAGAAGAGTTGCTAGCTATTCCGGTTTACGATGGTCAGAAAACACCATCAGAGCGTTTTGCGGGTGCTGTTGATACATTTTCTATCGAGGCGATGATGAAGGATGGAAAAGCTGTACAAGCTGGAACTTCTCATTACTTGGGAACTAAGTTCGCAGAAGCGTTTGATATTAAATACTTAACAAAAGAAAATAAGCACCAGTTCGTGCACACGACATCTTGGGGAACGTCCACTCGTTTGATCGGTTCTGTGATTATGGTGCACGGTGACGAGCAAGGGCTAGTACTACCTCCGCGTATAGCACCGACACAAGTTGTATTAATCCCGGTCGGTCCATGGAAAAAGAATCCGGCAATTATGGAAAAGTTGGATGAAATATATGCGGAGTTGAAGTCAAAAGGTATTCGCGTTCGTTTAGATGATTCTGATCAGTCGCCAGGCTTTAAATTCAATGAATGGGAACTTAAGGGTGTGCCTGTCCGTCTGGAGTTAGGACCACGTGATTTAGAGAATTCTCAAGCATTGATGAAAGCACGTGATGGAGAAGAAAAGGTAGCTGTGAACTTATCAGATGTAGTAGGAAGTATTGAACAAGAGTTGACTACAATGCAAACGCGATTGCTAGAAAAAGCACGTACGTTCCGCGAAGAACACTCGCATACACATATAGCGACATTGGACGAGTTGAAAAAACATATTGAAGACAGTGCTGAAAAGGGAGAAATTCCAGGCTGGATTCTTGCAGGTTGGTGTGGCGATGATGCATGTGAAGAGCACGTGAAGGAAGAGACGAAGTTTACAACTCGCAACATTCCGTTCAATCCGCCAGCGGAGAAAGAAGCTTGTATAAATTGCGGTAAAGAGTCAAAGCATACAGTATGGTTCGCTCGCGCTTATTAA
- a CDS encoding DNA topoisomerase III, whose product MKKSVVLAEKPSVARDIARVLNCHKKGNGFLEGDKYIVTWALGHLVTLADPENYDTKYKTWKLDDLPMMPAQLKLTVIKQTSKQYNAVKSQLLRSDVGDIIIGTDAGREGELVARWIIEKAKVNKPIKRLWISSVTDKAIKDGFSQLKPGKAYENLYEAAVARSEADWYIGLNATRALTTKFNAQLNCGRVQTPVVAIIAQREEEINTFRPKTFYGIEALTDTKLKLTWQDARTGDIRSFDREKLSSIVKKVDGKRAIIENVEKKAKKSFAPGLYDLTELQRDANKLFGYSAKETLNIMQKLYEQHKLLTYPRTDSRFLSSDLVATLPERLKTCGIGEYRPLVNKLLKSPIKANKSFVDDSKVSDHHAIIPTEEIVLLDKLTDRERKIYDLVVKRFLAVLFPAHEYEQLTVHAKIADEHFTARGKTILSAGWKEVYNNQFDEEEAEQDTKEQLLPKLAKGDALTITFVKETSGQTKPPARFTEATLLSAMENPTKYMGTQDKKLAETLKSTGGLGTVATRADIIDKLFNSFLIEKRGKDIHVTNKGKQLLDLVPDELKSPTLTAEWELKLEKIAKGQLKKEQFINEMKGYTKEIVSEIKASDAKFKHDNISTKTCPDCGKPMLEVNGKHGKMLVCQDRECGHRKNVSRVTNARCPQCKKKMELRGEGDGQIFTCKCGYREKLSSFKARREKDSKGKVNKRDVQKYLKKNNDDEPINNPFADALKGLKLDD is encoded by the coding sequence ATGAAAAAAAGTGTTGTATTAGCTGAAAAGCCTTCCGTTGCACGGGATATTGCACGTGTCCTCAACTGCCATAAAAAAGGGAACGGATTTTTAGAAGGTGATAAATATATCGTCACGTGGGCGCTTGGTCATCTCGTGACGCTAGCCGATCCCGAAAACTACGATACGAAATATAAGACGTGGAAGCTGGACGATTTACCGATGATGCCGGCACAATTGAAACTAACCGTCATTAAACAAACGAGCAAACAATACAATGCCGTCAAATCCCAGCTGTTGCGCTCTGACGTAGGTGATATTATTATCGGTACAGATGCAGGACGCGAAGGAGAACTCGTTGCACGATGGATTATCGAAAAAGCGAAGGTCAACAAGCCAATTAAGCGCTTATGGATTTCATCTGTTACCGATAAGGCGATCAAGGATGGATTTTCACAGTTAAAACCAGGCAAGGCCTATGAAAACTTATACGAAGCAGCTGTCGCACGTTCAGAAGCTGATTGGTATATCGGCTTAAATGCCACTCGCGCACTGACGACAAAGTTCAATGCGCAGCTAAACTGCGGCCGCGTCCAAACGCCCGTCGTAGCAATCATTGCACAGCGAGAAGAGGAAATTAACACGTTCCGTCCGAAAACTTTTTACGGCATCGAGGCACTGACAGATACTAAATTAAAACTCACTTGGCAAGACGCTCGAACAGGAGACATACGCTCATTTGACCGTGAAAAACTATCTTCTATTGTAAAAAAAGTGGATGGAAAACGAGCAATTATTGAAAATGTAGAGAAAAAGGCGAAGAAATCATTTGCACCGGGACTTTATGATCTGACAGAACTACAACGTGATGCTAATAAACTATTTGGCTACTCTGCAAAGGAAACATTGAACATCATGCAGAAATTATACGAACAACATAAACTACTAACGTATCCACGGACAGATTCACGTTTCTTATCCAGTGATTTAGTGGCCACGTTACCGGAACGCCTAAAAACTTGTGGTATTGGTGAGTATCGTCCATTAGTAAATAAATTGCTGAAAAGCCCTATCAAAGCGAATAAATCATTCGTCGACGACAGTAAAGTATCTGATCACCACGCCATTATTCCGACAGAGGAAATCGTTCTGCTTGATAAATTAACTGATAGAGAACGCAAAATCTATGACCTAGTCGTTAAGCGCTTCTTAGCTGTACTGTTCCCTGCCCATGAATATGAACAATTGACAGTCCACGCGAAAATCGCAGACGAACATTTCACAGCTCGAGGCAAAACTATTTTATCTGCTGGTTGGAAGGAAGTATATAACAACCAATTCGACGAGGAAGAAGCGGAACAAGATACGAAAGAACAGCTACTTCCGAAATTGGCAAAAGGAGACGCATTGACTATTACGTTTGTCAAAGAAACTTCTGGACAAACAAAACCGCCTGCGCGTTTCACTGAAGCAACTCTTTTATCTGCTATGGAAAACCCAACCAAATACATGGGCACCCAAGATAAAAAGCTAGCAGAGACACTAAAGTCTACAGGTGGACTCGGCACAGTAGCCACGCGCGCCGACATCATCGACAAGTTATTTAATTCCTTCTTAATCGAAAAGCGCGGAAAAGATATCCACGTCACGAACAAAGGAAAACAATTGCTAGATTTAGTGCCAGACGAACTAAAATCCCCTACCCTCACTGCAGAATGGGAACTGAAACTGGAGAAAATCGCAAAAGGCCAGCTGAAAAAAGAGCAATTCATTAATGAAATGAAAGGCTATACGAAAGAAATCGTTTCGGAGATCAAAGCAAGTGACGCGAAGTTCAAACACGATAATATTTCAACGAAAACTTGTCCAGACTGCGGGAAACCAATGCTTGAAGTAAATGGCAAGCACGGAAAAATGCTCGTCTGCCAAGATCGTGAATGTGGACACCGCAAAAACGTCTCACGCGTAACAAACGCTCGCTGTCCGCAATGCAAGAAGAAAATGGAACTGCGCGGAGAAGGCGATGGTCAAATCTTCACATGCAAATGCGGCTACCGAGAGAAACTTTCTTCTTTCAAAGCCCGTCGTGAGAAAGATTCTAAAGGGAAAGTGAATAAGCGCGATGTACAGAAGTACTTAAAGAAAAACAACGACGATGAACCAATCAACAATCCGTTCGCCGATGCGTTGAAAGGACTAAAGCTCGACGACTGA